Proteins co-encoded in one Nicotiana sylvestris chromosome 7, ASM39365v2, whole genome shotgun sequence genomic window:
- the LOC104211126 gene encoding protein FATTY ACID EXPORT 3, chloroplastic, with product MNVAISANPNPSSSHFLNQAPSMALCYSPASLGFTSIETPKGKAFVVVRSVSPAGFGFGSGLTPLARRNLRNRSILSFAASHEESKPSDVELEKDEKDLKTEAEDSEEAWKQTLASFKEQAMQVKAVSQEAYEVYSKKAMIILKETSEKLQIQAEKAREDLTVVAKEISEESKEYLATAAENSPEPVKDIVETFASSADELSDISKVRDFYVGIPYGTLLSVGGFLYFMLSGSIAALRFGVILGGTLVALSISSLRSWKSGESTSLALKGQAAIATILFVREFRVLLQRPFLFNFITAFISGGVAAFYAYRILRDGEQTKGSNSAAQTEN from the exons ATGAATGTTGCTATATCAGcaaaccctaaccctagctcTTCTCATTTTTTAAATCAAGCTCCTTCAATGGCGCTCTGTTATTCTCCTGCTTCTCTAGGGTTTACTTCTATTGAGACACCTAAAGGAAAGGCTTTTGTTGTGGTTCGCTCTGTTTCTCCGGCTGGCTTTGGTTTCGGCTCGGGCTTAACTCCGTTGGCTCGAAGGAATTTAAGGAATAGATCGATTCTCTCATTCGCTGCTTCACATGAGGAGTCG aaGCCTTCAGATGTTGAATTGGAGAAGGACGAAAAAGATCTTAAGACAGAGGCTGAGGATTCAGAAGAGGCCTGGAAGCAGACCCTAGCTTCCTTCAAAGAACAAGCGATGCAGGTAAAGGCTGTGTCACAAGAAGCATACGAGGTGTATTCCAAGAAAGCTATGAtcattttaaaagaaacttcTGAGAAGTTACAAATCCAAGCGGAGAAGGCAAGAGAAGATTTGACTGTAGTTGCAAAGGAAATTAGTGAGGAGAGTAAAGAATACTTAGCAACTGCTGCCGAGAATTCCCCTGAACCTGTAAAGGATATTGTAGAAACATTTGCTTCCTCTGCGGATGAACTAAGTGACATTTCAAAAGTACGAGACTTTTATGTAGGAATACCTTATG GAACTCTGCTTTCTGTTGGTGGCTTTCTGTACTTCATGCTAAGTGGAAGCATTGCTGCCCTTAGATTTGGTGTTATACTTGGTGGTACTCTTGTGGCCTTGAGCATCTCAAGTTTAAGATCGTGGAAAAGTGGAGAGTCGACTTCTCTAGCCTTAAAGGGACAGGCAG CCATTGCTACCATCTTATTTGTCAGAGAATTTCGCGTGTTGTTGCAG AGACCATTTCTTTTCAATTTTATTACAGCCTTCATCAG TGGAGGAGTGGCAGCATTCTATGCTTATAGAATCTTAAGGGATGGTGAACAGACGAAGGGCTCAAACTCAGCAGCACAGACAGAAAACTAA